Proteins from a single region of Manis javanica isolate MJ-LG chromosome 5, MJ_LKY, whole genome shotgun sequence:
- the GAR1 gene encoding H/ACA ribonucleoprotein complex subunit 1 isoform X1: MSFRGGGRGGFNRGGGRGGYGRGGSDNHFRGGGSFRGGGGRGFGRGGGRGGFNRGQDQGPPEHVVLLGEFLHPCEDDIVCKCTTNENKVPYFNAPVYLENKEQIGKVDEIFGQLRDFYFSVKLSENMKASSFKKLQKFYIDPYKLLPLQRFLPRPPGEKGPPRGGVRGGRGGGRGGGRGGRGGGFRGGRGGGGFRGGRGGGGFRGRGH; this comes from the exons ATGTCTTTTCGAGGCGGAGGTCGTGGAGGCTTTAATCGAGGAGGTGGACGTGGCGGTTACGGTCGCGGCGGCAGCGACAACCACTTTCGAGGTGGAGGCAGTTTCAGAGGAGGTGGCGGCAGAGGATTTGGACGCGGGGGTGGCCGCGGAGGCTTTAACAGAGGCCAAGACCAAGGACCTCCAGAACATGTAGTTT TATTAGGAGAGTTCCTGCATCCCTGTGAAGATGACATAGTTTGTAAATGTaccacaaatgaaaataaagtgcCTTATTTCAACGCTCCAGTTTacttagaaaacaaagaacaaattggAAAAGTGGATGAAATATTTGGACAACTTAGAGATTTT TATTTTTCTGTTAAACTGTCAGAAAATATGAAGgcatcttcctttaaaaaactgCAGAAG TTTTACATAGATCCATATAAACTGCTGCCACTGCAGAGGTTTTTACCTCGACCTCCAGGTGAGAAGGGCCCTCCAAGAGGTGGTGTCAGGGGAGGtcgaggaggaggaagaggaggtggCAGAGGTGGTAGAGGCG GTGGTTTTAGAGGTGGAAGAGGAGGTGGAGGcttcagaggaggaagagggggtggTGGTTTCAGAG GGAGAGGACATTAA
- the GAR1 gene encoding H/ACA ribonucleoprotein complex subunit 1 isoform X2, which translates to MERAFKKTERQCIMDLELELRLKGRYEIVLGEFLHPCEDDIVCKCTTNENKVPYFNAPVYLENKEQIGKVDEIFGQLRDFYFSVKLSENMKASSFKKLQKFYIDPYKLLPLQRFLPRPPGEKGPPRGGVRGGRGGGRGGGRGGRGGGFRGGRGGGGFRGGRGGGGFRGRGH; encoded by the exons ATGGAAAGGGCGTTCAAGAAAACTGAAAGGCAGTGTATCATGGACTTGGAACTTGAGCTCAGGCTGAAAGGAAGATATGAAATAG TATTAGGAGAGTTCCTGCATCCCTGTGAAGATGACATAGTTTGTAAATGTaccacaaatgaaaataaagtgcCTTATTTCAACGCTCCAGTTTacttagaaaacaaagaacaaattggAAAAGTGGATGAAATATTTGGACAACTTAGAGATTTT TATTTTTCTGTTAAACTGTCAGAAAATATGAAGgcatcttcctttaaaaaactgCAGAAG TTTTACATAGATCCATATAAACTGCTGCCACTGCAGAGGTTTTTACCTCGACCTCCAGGTGAGAAGGGCCCTCCAAGAGGTGGTGTCAGGGGAGGtcgaggaggaggaagaggaggtggCAGAGGTGGTAGAGGCG GTGGTTTTAGAGGTGGAAGAGGAGGTGGAGGcttcagaggaggaagagggggtggTGGTTTCAGAG GGAGAGGACATTAA